A region of Longimicrobium sp. DNA encodes the following proteins:
- a CDS encoding tetratricopeptide repeat protein: MTAGVWTVLVAAAVLAAPPAWAQACPEAGNARTEAGWTAFRAGNVDAARAAFEAALARCPRHLGARTGAGYVALRQDRATEARRAFESVATDAPRSVDALVGLGLAAWRLGDRDAARAAFTRVQALDAANAEARDYLARLGPAPAARPARPPLRLPDTLTYPARTHGDRFEIRTARGWEPFYIKGVNLGAALPGKHPSEFPDSATYAGWLAQMAEMGTNTVRVYTIHPPHFYGAVRAHNLAHPRAPLWLVHGVWAELPPSDDFAGAAWEGEFFREMRDVVDVLHGRADVVERPGHAGGFFTADVSPWVLAYIIGREWEPISVVEFNRLHPELRAFRGRYLVMEGGTPMDAWLARASEHIVAYETETYRAQRPVAYTNWPTLDPITHPTESTVAEEVAIRERLGEQVGTPPPPFDNDATGLDANLVKPTAALPAGWFASYHAYPYYPDFMVLDRGYNAARSSEGPSNYFGYLTHLKRHHANLPVVISEYGVPASIGSAHLQPQGQHHGGVTEAQMAAIDARLTREIAEAGMAGGVVFAWIDEWFKKNWLVMPFEIPLERTRLWHNRLDAEQHYGMVAMDPGEVVPGATLAARAAAWRARPALSSAAGVTVRAAADEAYLWLYVEHGGADEVLVGFDVVKPAAGDFRWPGQVGERLPVGLEFVLQARGGEVRLLADPASNPLAVGASRPLAVDPVPPPAMEAPLPGFFWGRFQQWYNRPFLSRPNADGMYDSMRVLTNRRRFGRDGVEYASFGYDRGLLRQGNAPDGLWERGDGVLEVRIPWMLLNFTDPSERRVLQDPPGAPPAEFGTAAVEGIRLMAAARRGDRWTQWPAAAPFTWPAWEAPRWRARTRPVFDSMRETFRTMATPVTENDR, translated from the coding sequence GCACCTGGGCGCGCGTACCGGCGCCGGCTACGTGGCGCTGCGGCAGGACCGCGCCACCGAGGCGCGCCGCGCGTTCGAGTCCGTGGCGACCGACGCTCCCCGCAGCGTCGACGCGCTGGTGGGGCTGGGCCTCGCCGCCTGGCGGCTGGGTGACCGCGACGCGGCGCGGGCGGCGTTCACGCGGGTGCAGGCGCTGGACGCCGCCAACGCCGAGGCGCGCGACTACCTGGCCCGGCTCGGTCCCGCGCCGGCGGCGCGGCCCGCGCGCCCGCCCCTGCGCCTCCCCGACACGCTCACGTATCCCGCGCGCACGCACGGCGACCGCTTCGAGATCCGCACCGCGCGGGGGTGGGAACCGTTCTACATCAAGGGCGTGAACCTGGGGGCGGCCCTCCCCGGCAAGCATCCCAGCGAGTTTCCCGACTCCGCCACCTACGCCGGCTGGCTCGCGCAGATGGCGGAGATGGGCACCAACACCGTGCGCGTCTACACCATCCATCCGCCCCACTTCTACGGCGCGGTGCGGGCGCACAACCTGGCCCATCCGCGGGCGCCGCTCTGGCTGGTGCACGGCGTGTGGGCCGAGCTGCCGCCCAGCGACGACTTCGCGGGGGCCGCCTGGGAGGGCGAGTTCTTCCGGGAGATGCGCGACGTGGTCGACGTGCTGCACGGCCGCGCCGACGTCGTCGAGCGGCCCGGGCACGCCGGCGGCTTCTTCACGGCCGACGTGTCGCCCTGGGTGCTGGCGTACATCATCGGGCGCGAGTGGGAGCCCATCTCCGTGGTGGAGTTCAACCGGCTCCATCCCGAGCTGCGCGCGTTTCGCGGCCGCTACCTGGTGATGGAGGGCGGCACGCCCATGGACGCGTGGCTGGCCAGGGCGTCGGAGCACATCGTCGCCTACGAAACGGAGACGTACCGCGCCCAGCGCCCGGTGGCGTACACCAACTGGCCCACGCTGGACCCCATCACCCACCCCACCGAAAGCACGGTGGCGGAGGAAGTCGCCATCCGCGAGCGGCTGGGCGAGCAGGTGGGCACGCCGCCGCCGCCGTTCGACAACGACGCCACCGGGCTCGACGCCAACCTGGTGAAGCCCACGGCCGCGCTGCCGGCGGGGTGGTTCGCCAGCTACCACGCCTATCCCTACTACCCGGACTTCATGGTGCTGGACCGCGGCTACAACGCCGCGCGCTCCAGCGAGGGGCCGTCCAACTACTTCGGCTACCTGACCCACCTCAAGCGCCACCACGCGAACCTTCCGGTGGTGATCAGCGAGTACGGCGTGCCGGCCAGCATCGGGTCGGCGCACCTGCAGCCGCAGGGGCAGCACCACGGCGGCGTCACCGAGGCGCAGATGGCCGCCATCGACGCCCGGCTCACCCGCGAGATCGCCGAGGCGGGAATGGCCGGGGGAGTGGTGTTCGCGTGGATCGACGAGTGGTTCAAGAAGAACTGGCTCGTGATGCCCTTCGAGATTCCCCTGGAGCGCACCCGCCTCTGGCACAACCGGCTCGACGCGGAGCAGCACTACGGCATGGTGGCCATGGACCCCGGCGAGGTGGTGCCCGGCGCCACCCTGGCCGCCCGCGCCGCCGCCTGGCGTGCTCGCCCGGCCCTCTCGTCCGCGGCCGGCGTCACCGTGCGCGCCGCGGCCGACGAGGCGTACCTGTGGCTGTACGTGGAGCACGGGGGCGCCGACGAGGTCCTGGTGGGCTTTGACGTGGTGAAGCCGGCCGCGGGCGACTTCCGCTGGCCGGGGCAGGTGGGCGAGCGGCTTCCCGTGGGACTGGAGTTCGTGCTCCAGGCACGGGGCGGCGAGGTGCGGCTGCTGGCGGACCCCGCCAGCAACCCGCTCGCCGTGGGCGCCAGCCGGCCGCTGGCCGTGGACCCCGTGCCGCCGCCCGCGATGGAGGCGCCGCTCCCCGGCTTTTTCTGGGGACGGTTCCAGCAGTGGTACAACCGCCCGTTCCTCAGCCGGCCCAACGCGGACGGCATGTACGACTCCATGCGCGTGCTGACCAACCGGCGCCGCTTCGGGCGGGACGGGGTGGAGTACGCCAGCTTCGGCTACGACCGCGGCCTGCTGCGCCAGGGCAACGCGCCGGATGGGCTGTGGGAGCGCGGCGACGGCGTGCTGGAGGTGCGCATCCCCTGGATGCTGTTGAACTTTACCGACCCCAGCGAGCGCCGGGTGCTGCAGGACCCGCCCGGCGCGCCCCCGGCGGAGTTCGGCACGGCGGCGGTGGAGGGCATCCGGCTGATGGCGGCCGCGCGGCGGGGCGACCGCTGGACGCAGTGGCCGGCCGCCGCGCCGTTCACCTGGCCCGCCTGGGAGGCGCCGCGCTGGCGTGCCCGCACCCGCCCCGTTTTCGACTCCATGCGCGAAACCTTTCGCACCATGGCCACGCCCGTCACGGAGAACGATCGATGA